The genomic segment CCACCAACAAGGACACAAGCAATGGCTTACGAAGCAGCTTCAGAACGCTATTCGGACATGCAGTACCGCGTCTGCGGCAAATCGGGTCTCAAACTGCCGGCGCTCTCGCTCGGCCTGTGGCACAACTTCGGCGACACCACGCCGATCTCCACGCAGCGCGACATCCTGCGCACGGCCTTCGATCTCGGCATCACGCACTTCGACCTCGCGAACAACTACGGCCCTCCGTACGGCAGTGCGGAAACGAATTTCGGCCGCCTGTTCAAGGACGACTTCAAGCCGTATCGCGATGAACTGCTGATCTCGTCGAAGGCGGGTTGGGATATGTGGCCGGGTCCGTACGGCCAGGGCGGCGGTTCGCGCAAGTACGTGCTCGCGAGTCTCGACCAGAGCCTGCAACGCATGGGCCTCGACTACGTCGACATTTTCTATTCGCATCGTTTCGATGCGGACACGCCGCTCGAAGAAACCGCCGGCGCATTGGCGACTGCGGTTCAGCAGGGCAAGGCTCTGTACATCGGCATTTCGTCGTACTCGGCAGCGAAGACGCTCGAAATGACGAAGCTGCTCGCCGAATACAAGGTGCCGATGTTGATTCATCAACCGGCGTACAACATGCTCAACCGCTGGATCGAGCATGAGTTGCTCGATACGCTGGAGCAGGTCGGCGCGGGTTCGATCGCGTTCACGCCGCTCGCGCAAGGTCTCTTGACCGGCAAGTATCTGAACGGCGTGCCGGACGACGCGCGCGTCAACAAGCCGGGTGGCGGCTCGCTGAAGCAGGAGCATTTGAGCCCGCAAAATATCGAGCACGTGCGCAAGCTGAACGACATCGCCCAGCGTCGCGGACAAAGCCTCGCGCAGATGGCGCTTGCGTGGGCGCTGCGCGATCCACGCGTGACGTCGGTGCTGATCGGTGCGAGCCGTGCTGAACAGGTGCGCGAGAACGTCGGCGCGCTGAAGAACCTCGCGTTTTCGAAGGACGAACTCGCCGAGATCGATCGCTATGCGACCGAAGGTGGAATCAACCTCTGGGAAAAGCCGTCCACGGATCAGGCGATCTGATCCGCGAAACGTCACCCCGTCAGTAGAAAAGCCGCCCGTGAGGCGGCTTTTTTTGCGCTGTCGCTAGACCAGTGCGGGCAATCCTTCGACCAGCGCGACCGCGCACATCACGCCGATCAGCGCGCCAACGACCCGCAGCGCGTTGTGCCGCAATTCCGTCTTGCAGGGAAGCGCGCCGACAAACAGCGCACCGGCCAGCGCCATCGGAATCACCAGGATGAAATCGCCGATCGTGAAGTAGGTCGTCATGGTTGTCTCCTTATGTATTACTGGCGAAGGCGGCGGCTCCTTTCATGGAGTCATGTATCGCCAAAGCTCAGTTTGAGTATAGGAGACAGTTTGACCAACATAACGACGCCCGGCGGCGTTTCGACAGCTATTCGCAAGCTGCTGAAACCAGAGCCATCAAGGCTCGCCGAGATTGGCGCGGCGCAGCAAAACGCGAAGAAAAAATGAAGCGTTTGCTTACGTCGTCCTTACTTTTTGATCGTATTTCATGCGATACGGATTACAACGTGACTCGCGCGATCACCTCGCGATTTGTTCGCGTCCGCGTAACCGGGTCGCCGCAACAATGCCGATAACGAGCAGCGTGCCGACCAATCCGGCGACGCCGTTCCAGCCGTGATTTGCCCACACATGACCGCCGTACGAACCGATCAGGCTCGACCCGGTGTAATACGCGAGCAGATACAGCGCGGCCGCCTGGCCTTTCGCTTCTTTCGCGAGGCGACCGACCCAGCCGCT from the Paraburkholderia fungorum genome contains:
- the mgrA gene encoding L-glyceraldehyde 3-phosphate reductase produces the protein MAYEAASERYSDMQYRVCGKSGLKLPALSLGLWHNFGDTTPISTQRDILRTAFDLGITHFDLANNYGPPYGSAETNFGRLFKDDFKPYRDELLISSKAGWDMWPGPYGQGGGSRKYVLASLDQSLQRMGLDYVDIFYSHRFDADTPLEETAGALATAVQQGKALYIGISSYSAAKTLEMTKLLAEYKVPMLIHQPAYNMLNRWIEHELLDTLEQVGAGSIAFTPLAQGLLTGKYLNGVPDDARVNKPGGGSLKQEHLSPQNIEHVRKLNDIAQRRGQSLAQMALAWALRDPRVTSVLIGASRAEQVRENVGALKNLAFSKDELAEIDRYATEGGINLWEKPSTDQAI